A stretch of DNA from Montipora capricornis isolate CH-2021 chromosome 1, ASM3666992v2, whole genome shotgun sequence:
gtagtcaatcacaggcagcccaagctcggtgtacgatttatagactttgtatgggaaaaatTGCTCGTTCACAAACTCCTGGCTGGCAAGCCGCGGCCAGCGGGAATCCACAACAgcggtggaaaaacaaagaaatcaactaCTTATCTTATCCTGGCATCATGGAATGTCAGAACCCTGTTAGACAATGAAGAGCGACCTGAAAGAAGAACAGGTCTTATCTCTCGAGAACTAGAACGTTACAAGATTGACATTGCAGCACTGCAAGAAACTCGCTTTTCTGACCAGGGACAATTCAAGGAAAAAACTCACACCTACTGCTGGTCTGGCAAACCATCTGGCAAGCGAACAGAAGCAGGGgttgcttttgcttttgctcatTCTATTAGGTGATTTCAATGCAAGAGTGGGAAAAGATCATGAAGCATGGCCACAAACATTGGGGATTTCGGAAGAGGGAAAATGAACTCAAATGGTGAAATGCTCTTAACAAAGTGTTCTGAATATCAACTGGCTATCACAAACACGTTCTTCAACTTCTCAGACAAGTGGTACTACTCATGGAAACATCCAAGATCTAAGCACCCTACTCTACTGGACTACATCATTACTAGGAGATCTGATTTTAGGGACTTCCGCAGCACCAGAGCTATGAGGGGAGCCGAGTGCTGTACTGATCACTTCATGATCCGTGCCAAATGTAACATCAAACCAAAACCTCCtcctctgaagaaaaaagggtcAAAACCCCCCAAGAAACTGAACGTAGAGAAACTGAAGAACCAAACTGAGCGGGACAAACTTGTAACCGCGATTAGTGAAAATCTCCCAGCATTACCAACTGGTACTATTGAAGAACAGTGGGAAGCCTTGAAAAATGTCGTCTATAGTGCTGCATCAGACGTCCTCGGCAAACCTACTAAGAAGCATGCAGACTGGTTTGATGAATCCAATGAAGAAATCATGGAGCTCATCAATGAAAAGAATTTGCTGTTTCAGACGACACTAAACAGTAGATGTACTAGAGCAACAAAGAACAAATACAAAGGCGTGAAATCTGAACTACAAAAGAAGCTGCGAAACATGAAAAACAACTGGTGGACTAAGAAGGCAGCTGAAATCCAGAGTCTGGCAGACCGAAACGACTCCAAAGCGTTCTTTGCATCTCTGAAGAAAGTATATGGTCCGCAGGGTGCCTGCTTGGACCCCGTGAAGAGCATTGACGGCAGCCTGCTTCATACGGAGAAAGGCAAGATTATCGAGAGGTGGAGAGAACACTTCAACCTTCTGCTAAACCAAGAGTCCAGTGCCGAAGATGGTGCCAGCAACATCCCACAGCTACCTGTCAGGTACCACATGGACAACTGCAGAAGAACTTGATATGGCCATCAATAGAACAAAATGCGGAAAAGCCGCGGGACCAGATGGTATACCACCTGAAGTCTGGAAATACGGTGGAGCAACGTTgagaaacaaacttttgcaactTTTCTGCAATATCTGGTCAACAACAGCTGAAGTCCCCCAGGATTTTAAAGATGCTACCATCGTGACAATCTGCAAAAGAAAAGGGGATCGTGCAGAGTGTGGCAATTATAGAGGAATCTCACTTCTGTCAGTAGCAGGAAAGATACTGGCCAAAATTCTACAACACCGACTGCATTCCTTGGCTGAAGACATTCTTCCTGAGAGTCAGTGTGGATTCAGACCCAACAGATCCACGCAAGATATGATATTCACATTGCGGCAACTGCAAGAAAAGTCAGCTGAGCAACGTCAACCTTTTATTGTCACCTTCGTAGATTTCagcaaggcttttgatactgtcgacAGAGACACACTATGGACGTTACTGAGTCGTTACAGTTGCCCGCAAATCTTCATCAGAGTGTTGCGCAGTTTCCATGATGGCATGACTGCCAGCATTTGCTGTGGTGACGGATGTTCAGACCCATTTACTGTGGGACACGGTGTGAAACAAGGCTGCGTTCTGGCGCCAACCCTATTCACTATTTTCCTTGCTGCTGTCCTAAAAAGCATGCCAGAAGAACTTGGTGATCTCTACATACGAACCAGAATTGATGGAGATATTATCAATCTCAGGCGCCTGAAAGCAAAGAATAAAACGCAGGAACTACTGATCCAAGAGCTGCTCTTTGCGGATGATTCGGCACTGGTGACCCACAGTCTTCAGGCAACGCAAGATCTACTGACAGCctttgctgaagcatcaaagagATTCGGACTAACgatcaacatcaagaaaacagaagttctaATCCAAGACACCCATAACAAAAAGTTGAACACTCGAGTGGTGCTCCTGAATGGTACCCCACTGGCAGAAGTAGACAAGTTCACCTACCTGGGCAGTGCCATCTCCAACAACGGAACTATAGATGCAGAAATATCAAGAAGAATCCAATCGGCAGCGTCGGCCTTCGGAAAACTGAGAAGCCGTCTGTGGGACCAGAGAGGAATCCATCTGAAAACCAAGATGAAAGTTTACAGAGCAATTGTAATTCCAACACTTCTGTACATCTCAGAAACTTGGACTCTCTACAGACGCCACATAAAGAGTCTCGATATGGTACAACAGAGACATCTCCGCCAACTAATGGACATCTCGTGG
This window harbors:
- the LOC138054492 gene encoding uncharacterized protein, with translation MATNIGDFGRGKMNSNGEMLLTKCSEYQLAITNTFFNFSDKWYYSWKHPRSKHPTLLDYIITRRSDFRDFRSTRAMRGAECCTDHFMIRAKCNIKPKPPPLKKKGSKPPKKLNVEKLKNQTERDKLVTAISENLPALPTGTIEEQWEALKNVVYSAASDVLGKPTKKHADWFDESNEEIMELINEKNLLFQTTLNSRCTRATKNKYKGVKSELQKKLRNMKNNWWTKKAAEIQSLADRNDSKAFFASLKKVYGPQGACLDPVKSIDGSLLHTEKGKIIERWREHFNLLLNQESSAEDGASNIPQLPVRYHMDNCRRT